A single Chryseobacterium sp. DNA region contains:
- a CDS encoding thiamine phosphate synthase: MILVITPEVMVPDETEIINQMFQEGLDLLHIRKPQITRNEMSDFIRKIDSSFYPQLVLHTHSELGEDYGISRFHVREKDRQEKKYKPFKEGNIISTSVHSITSYNSLEKEWEYAFISPFFPSISKKGYGANSTVVREIKHRNNTGVKLIALGGIDQGNIGEALNAGADGAALLGAVWEDNNPLDVFRKCRKNVLL; encoded by the coding sequence ATGATCCTTGTCATTACTCCTGAGGTGATGGTTCCGGATGAAACAGAAATCATTAATCAGATGTTTCAGGAAGGGCTTGATCTGCTTCATATCAGAAAACCTCAGATTACCCGGAATGAAATGAGTGATTTTATCCGTAAGATTGATTCGTCATTTTATCCTCAATTGGTACTCCATACTCATTCTGAATTGGGAGAAGATTATGGCATTTCAAGGTTTCATGTCAGAGAGAAAGACCGGCAGGAAAAGAAATATAAGCCTTTTAAAGAGGGAAATATCATTTCAACTTCTGTACATAGCATTACCTCGTACAATAGTTTGGAAAAAGAATGGGAATATGCTTTCATAAGCCCATTCTTTCCAAGTATCTCTAAAAAAGGATATGGGGCTAACTCAACGGTTGTCCGGGAGATAAAACACAGGAATAATACCGGCGTAAAATTGATTGCTCTGGGAGGAATTGATCAGGGTAATATTGGGGAGGCCCTGAATGCAGGAGCAGACGGTGCTGCTTTATTAGGAGCAGTTTGGGAAGATAATAACCCGCTGGATGTTTTTAGAAAGTGCAGAAAGAATGTTCTTCTGTAA
- a CDS encoding Crp/Fnr family transcriptional regulator, with product MPQEQQIAIEERFARVFNDKSFKERLSSADFEKYINGKKKLSFQKHDTIFEDGETPKGVFVLEKGAAKLSKSGAFGKDQILRFIKEGDIIGYRSLLCGENFQAKAEAMTDIECVFLPADIFMYLLEVDPQLSFVMLQKISYELGESSNTITFLAQKTVRERLAEILLLLEQKLGVDPEGFIKISLTREEIANIIGTATESAIRLISEFKQDSLIEVDGRNIKILNHDKLMKLGHVVL from the coding sequence ATGCCGCAGGAACAACAGATAGCAATTGAAGAGAGGTTCGCCAGAGTTTTTAATGATAAATCATTTAAGGAAAGACTTTCTAGCGCAGATTTTGAAAAATACATTAATGGCAAAAAGAAACTGAGTTTTCAGAAACACGATACTATTTTCGAGGACGGAGAAACTCCTAAAGGAGTATTTGTCCTGGAAAAAGGTGCTGCCAAACTTTCGAAATCAGGAGCTTTTGGGAAAGATCAGATTTTAAGATTTATCAAAGAAGGAGATATCATCGGCTATCGTTCTTTGCTTTGCGGGGAAAACTTCCAGGCAAAAGCTGAAGCAATGACAGATATTGAGTGCGTTTTCTTACCCGCAGATATCTTTATGTATCTTCTGGAGGTAGATCCGCAGCTGTCTTTCGTAATGCTTCAGAAAATTTCATACGAATTAGGAGAATCCTCCAATACCATTACCTTCCTGGCACAAAAAACAGTAAGAGAAAGGCTGGCTGAAATATTGCTGCTTTTGGAACAGAAACTGGGAGTGGATCCTGAAGGCTTTATCAAAATCTCATTAACCAGAGAAGAAATTGCCAATATCATCGGTACCGCTACAGAAAGTGCCATCCGTCTGATCTCCGAATTCAAACAGGACAGCCTGATTGAAGTGGACGGAAGAAATATCAAGATCTTAAATCACGACAAACTCATGAAACTCGGTCACGTAGTTTTATAA
- the thiC gene encoding phosphomethylpyrimidine synthase ThiC — MAHSITCSPFPNSKKIYIEGTLHPIHVAMREIQLSPTKLTNGGFEHNAPVTIYDTSGPYTDENAVIDIQKGLPRVREQWILDRNDVNILDGITSEYGKARLADPRLDELRFSYDHKPKVAQEGKELTQLYYAKQGIITPEMEYVAIRENQRIEQLESVPKEMAFQHAGHSFGANTPKSKITPEFVRDEIAAGRAIIPNNINHPESEPMIIGRNFLVKINANIGNSAVSSSIEEEVEKAVWACRWGADTIMDLSTGKNIHETREWIIRNSPVPIGTVPIYQALEKVKGVPEDLTWEIFRDTLIEQAEQGVSYFTIHAGVLLRYIHLTANRVTGIVSRGGSIMAKWCLFHHKESFLYTHFEEICEIMKKYDVAFSLGDGLRPGSIADANDAAQFAELETLGELTKIAWKHNVQVMIEGPGHVPMHMIKENMEKQLEECHEAPFYTLGPLTTDIAPGYDHITSGIGAAMIGWFGCAMLCYVTPKEHLGLPNKEDVKVGVITYKLAAHAADLAKGHPGAQYRDNALSKARFEFRWEDQFNLSLDPETAKAYHDETLPAEGAKIAHFCSMCGPKFCSMKITQEIRESAEKGMLDKSQEFIEKGKEIYI, encoded by the coding sequence ATGGCCCACTCCATTACATGTTCGCCATTTCCGAACTCAAAGAAAATCTATATTGAGGGAACATTACATCCTATCCATGTAGCAATGCGTGAAATACAGCTTAGCCCGACCAAACTTACCAATGGCGGCTTTGAACATAATGCGCCGGTAACCATTTACGACACTTCGGGTCCTTATACCGATGAAAATGCAGTCATTGATATTCAGAAAGGACTTCCAAGAGTCAGAGAACAATGGATTCTGGACAGAAATGATGTGAATATTCTGGATGGAATCACCTCAGAATACGGAAAAGCCCGCCTGGCAGATCCGCGTCTTGACGAACTGAGGTTTTCCTATGATCATAAACCTAAAGTAGCACAGGAAGGAAAAGAGCTTACCCAGCTTTACTATGCAAAGCAGGGAATCATCACTCCGGAAATGGAATATGTGGCGATCAGGGAAAACCAGCGCATAGAACAACTTGAGTCTGTCCCAAAAGAAATGGCTTTCCAGCATGCCGGACACAGTTTTGGAGCCAATACTCCGAAAAGTAAGATTACTCCGGAGTTCGTAAGAGACGAAATTGCTGCCGGAAGAGCGATCATTCCTAATAATATCAACCACCCGGAAAGTGAGCCGATGATTATCGGAAGGAATTTCCTGGTGAAAATTAATGCGAATATCGGAAACAGTGCAGTTTCATCCAGTATTGAAGAAGAAGTAGAAAAAGCGGTATGGGCCTGCCGATGGGGAGCAGATACCATTATGGACCTTTCTACCGGGAAAAATATTCACGAAACAAGAGAATGGATTATCAGAAACAGTCCGGTTCCTATCGGTACTGTTCCTATTTACCAGGCATTGGAAAAAGTAAAAGGTGTTCCGGAAGACCTGACATGGGAGATTTTCAGAGATACCCTTATTGAGCAGGCAGAACAGGGAGTTTCCTATTTCACTATCCATGCGGGAGTTTTGTTGAGATATATTCACTTAACAGCCAACAGAGTAACCGGAATTGTATCCAGAGGAGGTTCTATCATGGCAAAATGGTGTTTATTTCATCATAAAGAAAGCTTCTTGTACACTCATTTTGAAGAGATCTGTGAGATTATGAAGAAGTATGATGTGGCTTTTTCTCTTGGAGACGGTCTTCGTCCCGGATCTATTGCTGATGCCAATGATGCCGCACAATTTGCTGAACTGGAAACTTTAGGGGAACTGACCAAGATTGCATGGAAACACAATGTCCAGGTCATGATTGAAGGACCAGGTCATGTTCCGATGCATATGATCAAAGAAAACATGGAAAAACAATTGGAAGAATGCCATGAAGCTCCATTTTATACCTTAGGGCCTTTAACAACGGACATTGCGCCGGGTTACGATCACATTACTTCCGGAATCGGGGCAGCGATGATCGGATGGTTTGGCTGTGCGATGCTTTGCTATGTAACTCCGAAGGAACATTTAGGACTGCCGAATAAAGAAGATGTAAAAGTCGGGGTAATTACTTATAAACTGGCTGCCCATGCGGCAGATCTGGCCAAAGGACACCCGGGAGCACAATACAGAGACAATGCATTAAGTAAAGCAAGATTTGAATTCAGATGGGAAGATCAGTTCAATCTTTCATTAGATCCTGAAACAGCCAAAGCTTATCATGATGAGACACTTCCGGCAGAAGGAGCAAAAATTGCCCATTTCTGTTCGATGTGCGGACCGAAATTCTGCTCAATGAAGATCACCCAGGAAATTCGTGAGTCTGCGGAAAAGGGAATGCTGGATAAATCACAGGAATTCATCGAAAAAGGAAAAGAAATTTATATATGA
- the panB gene encoding 3-methyl-2-oxobutanoate hydroxymethyltransferase, which yields MSVHSEIKKVTTETLRKMKFDKEKITMLTAYDFTTAKMVDAGGVDAILIGDSAANVMAGFETTLPITLDQMIYHAQSVVRGTDRALVIADLPFGTYQSNPEKALESAVRMMKEGGAHGVKIEGGKEISKSIKKIINAGIPVMGHLGLTPQSIYKFGTYKVRAKEEAEAEKLIADAQLLEELGCFSVVLEKIPADLAKKVTESISIPTIGIGAGADCDGQVLVYHDMVGMNKGFSPKFLRRYLDLYTEITGAVAQYVKDVKSVEFPNQNESY from the coding sequence ATGTCTGTTCACTCTGAAATTAAAAAAGTTACGACTGAAACCTTGCGTAAAATGAAATTCGACAAGGAAAAAATAACAATGCTTACCGCATATGATTTTACCACAGCAAAAATGGTAGATGCCGGTGGAGTAGATGCTATTTTGATTGGAGACTCTGCAGCGAATGTAATGGCTGGTTTTGAAACTACATTACCAATTACACTGGACCAGATGATCTATCATGCTCAAAGTGTGGTAAGAGGAACCGACAGAGCCCTGGTGATTGCAGATCTGCCTTTCGGAACGTATCAGAGTAATCCTGAAAAAGCATTGGAGTCTGCGGTAAGAATGATGAAAGAAGGCGGGGCCCATGGAGTAAAAATCGAAGGCGGGAAAGAGATTTCCAAGTCAATCAAAAAGATCATTAACGCAGGAATTCCTGTGATGGGACATTTAGGGCTTACCCCACAGTCGATCTATAAATTCGGAACCTATAAAGTAAGAGCAAAAGAGGAAGCAGAAGCAGAAAAACTGATTGCCGATGCACAGCTTTTAGAAGAACTGGGATGCTTCTCTGTAGTATTGGAAAAAATTCCTGCAGACTTGGCCAAAAAGGTTACTGAAAGTATTTCAATCCCTACAATAGGAATCGGTGCCGGTGCAGACTGTGACGGTCAGGTTCTGGTATACCATGACATGGTAGGAATGAACAAAGGATTCAGTCCCAAGTTCTTAAGAAGATATTTAGACCTTTATACTGAAATTACCGGAGCGGTTGCTCAATATGTAAAAGACGTAAAAAGTGTCGAGTTTCCAAATCAAAATGAAAGTTATTAA
- a CDS encoding heavy metal translocating P-type ATPase metal-binding domain-containing protein yields the protein MSENCFHCGQGIEKERILFDEKTFCCNGCKSVYEILNMNNLSNFYELNKGAGIRPNDESSTQFDYLDTPEIFEKVTDFSEGNTSLVTFKIPVIHCSSCIWLLESLHTLNKHIKYSQVNFTRKTLQISFNHNDLKLSELANFLTNLGYKPVISLETAEKNVDHLDKSLLVKFAIAGFAFGNGMFLAFPEYVGGEDYWMEHYKGLFRTLMFLLACPVVFYSASDYYKSAWYGLKNKIVNIDVPIVLGIFVLFGRSIYEVVTDYGPGYFDTLCGLLFFMLMGKIFQKRTYSALSYDRDYKSFYPIAVTKVDFEGKQENILLSEVKVGDRILVRNQEIIPVDAILINGEGNIDNSFITGESESISKQPGDKIFAGGKQIGSSLELEVIKDVDQSYLTQLWNKEAFKKHETGLDTLTNNISKYFTFIILGIAVISGIYWSFIDLSKMFQVISAILIIACPCALALSAPFTFGHIMRILGRNKFYVKDTLTIEKIAKLDTIVFDKTGTITHRKKSNIKYDGTEIGEFDLLNIKTLLKNSNHPLSKSLYEFIEVSDDYLPVENFLETSGKGYEASVRGTLYKIGSARYNNQEPKNLETAVYISKNDQFLGKFIFKNEYRPKLKDLFKKLTNYKIFILSGDNSSEEMQLKELIPNYQGMAFNQSPEDKLNYIKDLQDQNMKVAMLGDGLNDAGALKQSNVGIAIADDTNSFTPSSDVIMNGEKVVTLDHYLNVCKGSITIVKMTFIISFLYNIVGLSYAVTGHMHPLFAAIIMPASSITVVTFTTLSTWILGRKYFKKRA from the coding sequence GTGAGCGAGAACTGTTTTCATTGTGGTCAAGGTATAGAAAAAGAGAGAATTTTATTTGACGAAAAGACTTTTTGCTGCAATGGCTGTAAGTCTGTCTATGAAATTCTGAATATGAATAATTTAAGTAATTTCTATGAGCTCAATAAAGGAGCCGGAATTCGTCCCAATGATGAAAGCTCCACTCAGTTTGATTACTTGGATACTCCTGAGATTTTTGAAAAAGTCACTGACTTTTCTGAGGGAAACACCAGTCTTGTCACATTCAAAATTCCTGTAATTCATTGTTCCTCTTGTATCTGGCTGCTGGAAAGCCTTCATACTCTGAATAAGCATATTAAGTATTCTCAGGTCAACTTCACCAGGAAGACCTTACAGATCTCATTCAACCATAACGATCTGAAATTAAGCGAACTCGCTAATTTTCTAACCAATTTAGGATACAAGCCCGTTATCAGCCTTGAAACAGCAGAAAAAAATGTGGACCACCTTGACAAATCACTCCTTGTAAAATTTGCCATCGCAGGCTTTGCTTTTGGTAACGGAATGTTTCTGGCATTCCCGGAATACGTAGGAGGTGAAGATTACTGGATGGAACACTATAAAGGGCTCTTCAGAACACTGATGTTCTTACTGGCATGCCCCGTGGTATTCTATTCTGCTTCAGATTACTACAAATCCGCATGGTACGGGTTAAAAAATAAAATCGTTAATATCGACGTTCCTATTGTATTGGGAATATTTGTTCTTTTCGGAAGAAGCATTTATGAAGTCGTGACAGATTACGGCCCTGGATATTTCGATACGCTTTGCGGGCTTCTTTTCTTCATGCTGATGGGAAAAATCTTCCAGAAAAGAACGTACAGCGCCCTTTCGTACGACAGGGATTATAAATCTTTTTATCCGATCGCCGTCACCAAAGTAGATTTTGAAGGAAAACAGGAAAATATCTTACTTTCGGAAGTAAAAGTTGGCGACAGAATTTTAGTTAGAAACCAGGAAATCATTCCGGTAGACGCAATATTGATCAATGGAGAAGGAAATATTGACAACAGCTTTATTACCGGAGAAAGTGAAAGCATCAGCAAACAGCCCGGAGACAAAATTTTTGCCGGCGGTAAACAAATAGGATCCTCTTTAGAACTCGAAGTAATCAAAGATGTAGACCAGAGTTACCTTACCCAGTTATGGAATAAGGAAGCATTTAAAAAGCATGAAACAGGGCTGGACACCCTTACCAATAACATCAGTAAATATTTTACATTCATCATTTTAGGCATCGCTGTTATCTCCGGAATTTATTGGTCATTCATTGATCTATCAAAAATGTTCCAGGTCATTTCAGCTATTTTGATCATCGCCTGCCCATGTGCACTCGCGTTGTCCGCACCCTTTACTTTCGGTCACATTATGAGGATTTTAGGACGAAACAAGTTCTATGTAAAGGACACTTTAACGATTGAAAAAATTGCCAAACTGGATACTATCGTTTTTGACAAGACCGGAACGATTACCCACAGGAAAAAGTCAAACATCAAGTATGACGGCACTGAAATCGGAGAATTTGATTTACTTAATATCAAAACGTTGTTAAAGAACTCCAATCACCCTCTTTCCAAATCATTATATGAATTTATAGAGGTCAGTGATGACTATTTGCCGGTTGAAAACTTCCTGGAGACCTCAGGGAAAGGATATGAAGCGAGCGTAAGAGGAACGCTTTACAAAATAGGATCAGCCCGTTATAACAACCAGGAGCCCAAAAATCTTGAAACTGCTGTTTACATCAGTAAAAATGATCAGTTTTTAGGAAAATTCATCTTCAAAAATGAATACCGCCCTAAGCTTAAAGATCTATTCAAAAAATTAACCAACTACAAAATATTTATCCTGAGTGGCGATAATTCTTCGGAAGAAATGCAGCTCAAGGAGCTTATTCCGAATTACCAGGGAATGGCTTTCAACCAAAGTCCCGAGGACAAACTGAATTACATCAAAGACCTTCAGGACCAGAACATGAAAGTAGCCATGCTCGGGGATGGCTTGAACGATGCAGGAGCTTTAAAACAAAGTAACGTAGGGATAGCAATTGCTGATGACACCAACAGTTTTACCCCTTCTTCGGATGTCATTATGAATGGTGAAAAAGTAGTAACACTGGACCATTATCTGAATGTTTGCAAGGGATCAATCACCATTGTGAAAATGACATTCATAATCAGTTTTTTATACAATATAGTTGGTTTAAGTTACGCAGTTACAGGACATATGCATCCGCTTTTCGCCGCAATCATCATGCCGGCGAGTTCCATAACGGTAGTTACCTTTACTACACTTTCAACCTGGATTTTAGGCCGTAAATATTTTAAAAAACGCGCTTAA
- the thiS gene encoding sulfur carrier protein ThiS gives MELIINHTRKTFDILPENLEALLAMELPGKKKGIAVAVNNRIIPLSAWAQTILNNNDSVLIITATQGG, from the coding sequence ATGGAACTTATAATCAACCACACCCGAAAAACATTTGATATACTTCCGGAGAACCTGGAAGCATTATTGGCTATGGAGCTACCCGGAAAGAAAAAAGGGATTGCTGTAGCAGTCAACAACCGCATTATTCCGTTGTCAGCCTGGGCGCAAACCATCCTTAACAACAACGATTCAGTTTTAATCATCACTGCCACTCAGGGCGGTTAA
- a CDS encoding RluA family pseudouridine synthase → MKEQIVYEDNHLLVVNKKVGQLVQGDKTGDESLLESIKNFIKIRDAKPGNVFLGLVHRIDRPTSGLVIYAKTSKALSRLTQMVKNREIKKTYWAVVGKEMIPQSQRLIHYLKKNEKNNKAIVFPKATEGAKEAILTYHVIKTLDNYMLLEIDLETGRHHQIRAQLSKAGIPIKGDLKYGAPRSNPDGGINLHARKLEFIHPVTKENIEIIAPVPQNDAIWRACE, encoded by the coding sequence ATGAAGGAGCAGATTGTATATGAAGATAACCATCTTCTGGTGGTTAATAAAAAAGTCGGTCAACTTGTACAGGGTGATAAAACCGGCGATGAATCACTATTAGAATCTATAAAGAATTTTATAAAAATCAGAGATGCTAAGCCGGGAAATGTTTTTCTCGGCTTGGTTCATCGTATAGACCGCCCGACTTCCGGCCTGGTGATCTATGCCAAAACCTCCAAAGCGCTTTCCCGCCTTACCCAGATGGTGAAAAACCGTGAGATAAAAAAAACGTATTGGGCGGTTGTAGGAAAGGAAATGATCCCACAGAGCCAACGACTGATTCATTATTTAAAGAAAAACGAAAAAAACAATAAAGCCATTGTTTTTCCAAAAGCAACAGAAGGAGCAAAAGAAGCCATTTTAACGTACCATGTGATTAAAACACTCGATAATTATATGCTTCTTGAAATAGATCTGGAGACCGGAAGACATCATCAGATCCGTGCCCAGCTGTCCAAAGCTGGTATTCCGATCAAAGGAGACCTTAAATACGGAGCTCCGCGTTCCAATCCTGACGGAGGAATCAACCTTCACGCAAGGAAACTGGAATTTATTCATCCTGTTACTAAAGAAAATATTGAAATTATAGCTCCTGTTCCTCAGAATGATGCGATTTGGAGAGCTTGTGAATAG